The following are encoded together in the Proteiniphilum saccharofermentans genome:
- a CDS encoding alpha/beta hydrolase yields MKRCVLIPLLLALFVVGVFPATVDTVSVFSKKMEKEIKTVVIKPQSYDGENTFPVLYLLHGYSDRYDGWVNKVPQIRELSDQYGVIIVCPDGAFGSWYFDSPVDPAFQFETFVSKELITWVDNNYKTVASREGRAITGLSMGGHGGLYLAFRNQDVFGACGSMSGGVDIRPFPNNWDIAKRIGSQRDYPERWEENTVMGLLHLLTPDALKIIIDCGTEDFFFAVNERLHDELLYRNIPHDYITRPGAHNWEYWSNAVKYQVLFFSEYFKSRQ; encoded by the coding sequence ATGAAACGGTGTGTGCTTATTCCCCTGCTATTAGCCTTATTCGTTGTAGGAGTCTTTCCTGCAACGGTCGATACGGTAAGTGTTTTCAGCAAAAAAATGGAAAAGGAAATCAAAACGGTTGTCATTAAACCGCAATCGTATGACGGGGAGAATACTTTCCCGGTTCTCTATTTGTTGCATGGTTATAGTGACCGATATGACGGATGGGTAAATAAAGTGCCTCAAATCAGGGAATTGTCTGATCAATATGGAGTGATTATTGTCTGTCCCGACGGCGCTTTCGGAAGCTGGTATTTCGATAGTCCTGTCGATCCGGCGTTTCAGTTTGAGACATTCGTATCAAAAGAGCTGATTACATGGGTGGATAACAATTACAAAACCGTTGCTTCGCGTGAAGGACGAGCTATTACCGGCCTGAGCATGGGAGGTCATGGCGGGCTCTACCTGGCTTTCCGGAATCAGGATGTGTTCGGCGCATGTGGAAGTATGAGCGGCGGCGTGGATATTCGTCCCTTTCCCAACAACTGGGATATTGCCAAACGGATTGGTTCACAACGTGATTATCCCGAAAGATGGGAGGAAAATACCGTCATGGGACTATTGCATTTGTTGACACCAGATGCATTAAAGATAATTATCGATTGCGGGACGGAAGATTTCTTTTTCGCTGTCAACGAGCGGCTGCATGATGAACTGCTGTATCGGAACATACCACACGATTATATTACCCGTCCCGGAGCACATAACTGGGAATACTGGAGCAATGCGGTGAAATACCAGGTGCTCTTCTTCAGTGAATATTTTAAATCCCGGCAATAA